The window gtacacactaatacacactgagtacacacaaatacacacaaatacacactctgAGTACACGCAAATACACactgtgagtacacacacatacacacactgagtacacacaaatacacactgtgagtacacacaaatacacactgagtacacacaaatacacacaaatacacactctgagtacacacaaatacacactgagtacacacatacacacactgagtacacacacatatacacactgagtacacacaaatacacactgagtacacacacatacacacactgagtacacacacatatacacactgagtacacacaaatacacactctgagtacacacaaatacacactctgagtacacacacatacacactctgagTACACACAAATGCtctgtgtctgtcaggtgtctcagCAGTGATTGATTATTGGGTATTTGtgccctgctctgtgtctgtcaggtgtttcagcagtgattgattgattgactgctGGGTATTTGtgccctgctctgtgtctgtcaggtgtctcagcagtgattgattgattgactgatggGTATTTGtgccctgctctgtgtctgtcaggtgtctcagCAGTCAGTCGATCTGACAGAGTTCAGTCGtctcagaagaagaaacaagtgaaggagaaagaggaagttCTGCTCAAACTGGAGGTAAGACAAACTCCTGAACCAGGTCTACTTCCTGTCCAAAGAGTCAAGACTGCACGTCAAACATTTCCAacttaacgtgtgtgtgtgtgtgtgtgtgtgtgtgtctgtgtgtgtgtgtctgtgtgtgtgtgtgtgtgtgtgtgtgtgtgtgtgtgtgtgtgtgtgtgtcagaccctggagaagaaggaggagcgggggagctctggggaggaggaggaggagcagggtgaggagaagaagaagaaacaggaggaggaggaggctgatgCAGAAGAGGAGTACGATGAGGAGGAGtttgaggaggtgagagagtctTCTTAAAATGACATTATATGAATAACAAGAGAGTTTGACTCTCCGACCTGTCTAAAGAATCtcatctgtgttttctgtgtgtgtgtgtgcaggagacgGACTACATCATGTCGTACTTTGATAACGGGGAGGAGTTTGGAGGTGACAGTGACGAAAACATGGACGAGGCTATTTACTGAAACAGAAGCACCTGTTTTtatcacgtgtgtgtgtgtgtgtgtgcgtgtgtgtgtgtgtgtgtgtgtgtgtgtgtgtgtgtgtgtgtgtgtggaggatccgtccatcagctgtttgtctgtttcaaaaaaatatttctgtttaaaaaaagaggaataattgttctgtatctttaaaactgttttttaaccGTTTGTACTCGTGTTTTattagttttattgtttttataaataaaataaaaaaactgttggttaataaaaaaatgaaagcacaaTGAGTTAAATGtaatcaatcaatgaatcaatctttatttgtatagcatcaactcatagcAAGTGTCATCCtcgagacacttcacaaaaagcagctaaaagaccttactctttgtaaAGTTACAAACACCGGGCTTAGTCCATCAtgagcagcaaaagttacagtggtaagatatccatccattcacacactgatggtagaggctgctgagtaaagagtccatcagtattaactcatccattcatacactgatggtagaggccgctgagtaaagagtccatcagtattaactcatccattcacacactgatggtagaggccgctgagtaaagagtccatcagtattaactcatccattcacacacattcacacactgatggtagaggctgctgagtaaagagtctgtcagtattaactcatccattcacacacattcacacactgatggtagaggccgctgagtaaagagtccatcagtatgtATCTCCCAAAGGTTCCAATATAGTGTATCATGTCAGATATATTGTTTGGTATCATATGATCTCATATCTGTTTGTAGATAAATATGATTTACAGTTTAAAACACTGAGTACAGTAAAACGCTATGTGCAGCTTGAGTGTGTCAGAGGTCAAATGAAAGAACAGCTGCAGTCAGTAAACAAGCGtcctattacacacacacacacacacacacacatactcctATATTGAAGTCGGTGTGTGAACCCTGACATGTTAAGGTCTGGTCATGGTTCAGTATTGAAGTTCCCCTCAGTTTCCTTTTATTCATTGAACGAAAAAGGACAGATGTTAAAcgggtttatttattttaatataaaaataaaatgtttttatttacatcataTTTACAGCTGAGTTTGTCAAAAGTTACGCTGTACGTAAGAAACACTCCATGCACATATTTAGAATAGAATTAATCACAAAAAAACTGCCGAGTCATCACAGAGAAACTGCTGTGATGTTGAGTCATCACAGAGAAACTGCCGAGTCATCACAGAGAAACTGTTGAGTCATCGTAGAGAAACTGTCGAGTCATCACAAAGAAACTGTTGAGTCATCGTAGAGAAACTGTCGAGTCATCACAGAGAAACTGCTGTGATGTTGAGTCATCACAGAGAAACTGCCGAGTCATCACAGAGAAACTGTCGAGTCATCACAAAGAAACTGTTGAGTCATCGTAGAGAAACTGTCGAGTCATCACAAAGAAACTGTTGAGTCATCGTAGAGAAACTGTCGAGTCATCACAAAGAAACTGTCGAGTCATCACAAAGAAACTGTTGAGTCATCGTAGAGAAACTGTCGAGTCATCACAAAGAAACTGTCGAGTCATCACAAAGAAACTGTTGAGTCATCGTAGAGAAACTGTCGAGTCATCACAAAGAAACTGTTGAGTCATCGTAGAGAAACTGTCGAGTCATCACAAAGAAACTGTCGAGTCATCACAAAGAAACTGTTGAGTCATCGTAGAGAAACTGTCGAGTCATCACAGAGAAACTAGAGTCATCGTAGAGAAACTGTCGAGTCATCACAAAGAAACTGTTGAGTCATCGTAGAGAAACTGTCGAGTCATCACAGAGAAACTAGAGTCATCGTAGAGAAACTGTCGAGTCATCACAGAGAAACTGCCAACTGCTGAGTCATCAAACTGTTGTCACAGTTACAGAAGCTGTAGGAGGCGTGACCGTGTATATGTGGGCGTGGTCATGTGGGGAGGTCCTGGACCAGGGGAGGGGGGTTCTCAGAGCTCAGATCCACCTGAAGAACAAAGAGGAGATTGTTGATAAATCACCGGAtctcttctctcctgtgtgtgtgtgtgtgtgtgtgtgtgtgtgtgtgtgtgtgtgtgtgtgtgtgtgtgggggggggtgggtgtgGACATTTAGAGGCGGAGTCTCTGAGACGTCTGACACTTTTCTTCACTcgtttcatttcttttcaaaatgGCGTTGGTACTGACCTCGCTGTAggcagggggaggggagaggaggtgTGACAGTAGGGGCGTTCTCATGAACAGCCCGCCCTCGTCGTCGTCCTCTCCCCCGTCATAGTCTTGTAGCAGGGGGGTGAGCGTGGCGTCCCCCCTCAGGTGGATGTTGCTGTAGCTCGGGGGGGCGGAGGGGAGCGAGGCCCAGCTGCTCAGCGACACCCCCCCCTGGCTGCTCATGCTGCTCGTCCTGCTGCCCACGCCACTGAACGGGATCGTCCCGATGACCAGCGGCAGCTCCACCGCCAGCTTCTCGCTGCCAGGGACGTGCAGGTAGATCTGTGGGGACAGGGCCTGTTAGTGTGTTTATCTCGTCgctgtgtgatgatgtcatcagctgGACTCACCATGAGGGCGTAGTCCaccctgatgatgtcacagcccTGCAGCGTGGGCTTCAGCTTGGGGACTCTGATGGTCTTTCCCTGCCACATGTCACACATCCCCGAGATGATGTGGTTCCCCCTCGCTGCCGCCAGCTTCTGACGCAGCACCtgacaggtcaaaggtcagacagACTCACAGAGTTCTGTAAaccagacaggaagtgacattgtGTCCGTACCTTTGTGCATCCGTCTGCGATGTATGTTTGTTTGGCGATGATGGCGGCCTTCGGCACGACGATGCGTGAACACGTGTTCTCGAACTTGGCGTTGATATCGATGTCCTCGCCCTCACAGAAGCCCTTCCTGTTGATCTGAGCACTGATTGACACCTGTCCGTCAGGGATGAACATGCAGGTGACTTTTTTCTGAGCCGAGGCTGCAGCCGGAGcctgacaggaaacaggaagtggctcaatGACATTCAGAccctgtcaggtagagtcacaggtggtgtgtgtgtgtgtgtgtgtgtgtgtgtgtgtgtgtgtgtgtgtgtaccagcaGGTCTGGTCGGTTCACGTCCAGCGGCTCCTCCACCTCAAACTCACGCTCACACTGCAAAGCATTCTGGGAAGGTCTGTCCAGAGACGCACGCACGTAGTACCGAACGGAGCCAAACTTTCCTTTATAGGACGACACAAGACGCCTGCAACACGACAGAGACGGATAACAGATCTATAACTGATCTATAATAGATCTATAACTGATCTATAACAGATCTATAATAAATCTATAACTGATCTATAACTGATCTATAATAGATCTATAACTGATCTATAACAGATCTATAATAAATCTATAACTGATCTATAATAAATCTATAACTGATCTATAACAGATCTATAACAGATCTATAACTGATAACAGATCTATAACAGATCTATAACTGATCTATAACAGATCTATAACAGATCTATAACTGATAACAGATCTATAACAGATCTATAACAGATCTATAACTGATAACAGATCTATAACAGATCTATAACTGATAACAGATCTATAACAGATCTATAACAGATCTATAACTGATAACAGATCTATAACAGATCTATAACTGATAACAGATCTATAACAGATCTATAACAGATCTATAACTGATAACAGATCTATAACAGATCTATAACTGATAACAGATCTATAACAGATCTATAACAGATCTATAACAGATCTATAACTGATCTATAACAGAGCTATAACTGATCTATAATAGATCTATAACAGATCTATAACTGATAACTGATCTATAACAGATCTATAACAGATCTATAACAGATCTATAACTGATCTATAACAGAGCTATAACTGATCTATAATAGATCTATAACAGATCTATAACTGATAACAGATCTATAACAGATCTATAATAAATCTATAACAGATCTATAACAGATCTATAACTGATCTATGACTGATCTATAGTAGATCTATAACTGATAACAGATCTATAACTGATCTATAACAGATCTATAACTAATCTATAACTGATAACAGATCTATAACAGATCTATAACTGATAACAGATCTATAACAGATCTATAACAGATCTATAACTAATCTATAACTGATAACAGATCTATAACAGATCTATAACTGATAACAGATCTATAACTGATCTATAACAGATCTATAATTGATCAGAGTCTCACCCGGCAGCGGGCAGCTCGAAGCCAAACAGGAAATTGTAGGTTTTTCCGGCCTGCAGCAGGAAGTTACCGTTTGAGCctgaacagagaaaaaaaaacaccaataaaAAGaatcaataaagacatgatCCATGACTCTTTAACTCATAATGACTCTTTAACTCATTAATACTAACAGCTCTTTAACTCATAAATAATGACTCTTTAACTCATTAATACTAACGGCTCTTTAACTCATAAATAATGACTCTTTAACTCATTAATACTAACGGCTCTTTAACTCATAAATAATGACTCTTTAACTCATTAATACTAACAGCTCTTTAACTCATAAATAATGACTCTTTAACTCATAATGACTCTTTAACTCATTAATACTAACGGCTCTTTAACTCATAAATAATGACTCTTTAACTCATTAATACTAACGGCTCTTTAACTCATAAATAATGACTCTTTAACTCATTAATACTAACGGCTCTTTAACTCATAAATAATGACTCTTTAACTCATTAATACTAACGGCTCTTTAACTCATAAATAATGACTCTTTAACTCATTAATACTAACAGCTCTTTAACTCATAAATAATGACTCTTTAACTCAATAATACTAACTACTCTTTAACTCATTAATTAACATTTAGCTCCTCCACCTTTAATAAGCTCCTCTTGCTCACCAAGATCCACCTCCTCATCTTTATtaagcccctcctcctcacctttACTAAGCTCCGCCTCCAGTCGTAGCTCCTCCTCATATTTCAGGTACTCGACCTCCTGGCAGCAGTTCTTGCGTTTCTTCCCGCCGCGATGGTCAACACGGGCGCAGCCAGCTGCGGTGACAGTGAGGCGGACGACTCTACATGTGTGAGCGGCCTCCAGCTGCACGGCGCCCGACAGTTTGTCCCCGCTACAATAGAAGGAGCGAGCAGGGTCAGAAAGAAGGAGCCTGAACACATGGAGTCTGTTCTCATTGGACAGAACCATGACTACTGAGTGACGGATCAGGTCTTAGTCTGGTCCGCTCTCAGACCGGGGTTATATACTGgcgagctggggggggggggggaggtgaggAATGGGTCTCGGTGTCCTGTTACCGCCCACAGAGCAGCATGCTTTCACAGTGTGGACACACCAAGCTAAAGGTCTGATTGGTTAGAGCAGTCTATATGACAGATTGTAGCCAATCAGAGTACAGTGAAGCAGCGTGGTCAGCTCGTGCTTCAGGGGGGGCGTGGCCTGAACCTGCAAGCCAAAAATAAGATTCAATGAGTTAAAAGAGTAAAGTCATCAGAGTCAGAATAGAAACAGATTTACTAGACAGCTGCTGAACAGACAATAATAAcccaaccaaaacaacaacaaagagacaagaacaacacatacaacaacacagagacaacaacacacagagacaacaacaacaacaaagagacaacaacacacagagacaacaacaacacacagacaacaacaacaacacagagacaacaacaacaacaacaaaagagacaacaacaacacatacaacaacatagagacaacaacacacagagacaacaacaacaacaaagagacaacaacagagacaacacagagacaacaacaacaaagagagaacaacacagagacaacaacaacacacagagacaacaacaacaacaaagagacaacaacaacacatacaacacatacaacacagagacaacagcaacacatacaacaacacagagacaacaacaaagagacaacaacacagagacaacagtacagagacaacaacaaagggacaacaacaacaacacagagacaacagtatagagacaacaacaaagaaacaacaatacacagggacaacaacaacaacacagagacaacaaagagacaacaacacacagggacaacaacacagatacaacaacaacaaagagacaacaacacacagggacaacaacacacagaacacaaatacaacaacacacagagacaaaacaaatacaacaccacacagggacaacaacaacactgagacagcaacaaagagacaacaatacacagggacaacaacaacaacacagacacaacagtatagagacaacaacaaagagacaacaatacacagggacaacaacaacaacacagagacaacaacacacagggacaacaacacagagacaacaataACTCAGACAATAATGACAACACAGATAACAACAcagatacaacaacaacaaagagacaacaacacacagagacaacaacacacagaacacaaatacaacaacacacagagacaaaacaaatacaacaacacacagagacaacaatgacaacacagagacaacaacaaaacagagacaactACTAAGAGAGAtaccaacaacacagagacaacaacaactcagacaacaatgacaacaactacaacacagagacaacaacaacaaaacagagacaactACAAAGAGAGAtaccaacaacacagagacaacaactacaacagagacaacaacaacacagagatatCAACAcagatacaacaacaacaaagagacaacagcacagagacaacaacaacaaagagacaacaacacacagagacaacaacacaccgagacaacaacaacacagggaCAACACatagagacaacaacaacacagagataaCCCAACgaaaacatcaacacacagagacaacagcatgaagacaaaaacaacaacaaagagacaacaacacacagagacaacagtatgaagacaaaaacaagaagaacacagagacaacaatacagggacaacaacaaagagacaacaacaacacagagacaacaacacacagagacaaaaacaacagcaaagacacaacaacacacagggacaacaacaacactgacacaacaacaaagagacaacaatacacagggacaacaacaacacagagacaacagtatagcaacaaagagacaacaacacacaggaacaacaacacagagacaacaataACTCAGACAATAACGACAGCACAGAGATAACAACAcagatacaacaacaacaacaaagagacaacaacacacagagaacacaaatacaacaacacacagacaaaacaaatacaacaacacacagagacaacaactacaacacagagacaacaacgacaacacagagacaacaacaaaacagagacaactACAAAGAGAAAtaccaacaacacagagacaacgacaacacagagacaacaactacaacaacacagagatatCAACAcagatacaacaacaacaaagagacaacagtacagagacaaaaacaacaaaacagcgacaacaacacacagatatactaacaacacagaaacaacacagagacaacaacaaaacagagacaacaacacacagagataccaacaacacagacacaacaacaacaaaacagaaacaacacacagagataccaacaacacagagacaacaactcAGACAACAACGAtaacagagacaacaacaacaacaaagagacaacagtacagagacaaaaacaacaaaacagcgacaacaacaacacagagatatACCAacgacacagaaacaacaacaaaacagagacaggtGTACAGAGACAACAACgacaacacagagacttcaacaataacacagagacttcaacaATAGAACCAAggcaataacaacaacaaaaagacaacaatgaCAAAGagacaacgacacagagacaacaacacagagacagcaacaacacagaaacaacaaagcagagagaacaacacagagacaacaacacacagggacaacaacaacacagaaacaaaacagagaaaacaacaacacacagtgacaacaacaaaacagagacaacaacacacagagataccaacaacacagagacaacaacaacaaaacagagacaacaacacacagagataccaacaacacagagacaacaactcAGACAACAACgataacacagagacaacaacaacaacaaagagacaacagtacagagacaaaaacaacaaaacagcaacaacaacaacacacatatataccaacgacacagaaacaacaataaaacagagacaggagtACAGAGACAACAACGATAACACAGAAACAataacacagagacttcaacaATAGAACCAAGgcggcaacaacaacaacaaaaagacaacaacgacaaaaagacaacaacgACAAAGagacaacgacacagagacaacaacacagagacaacaacaacacagaaacaacaaagcagagacaacaacacagagacaacaacacacagggacaacaacaacacagaaacaaaacagagaaaacaacaacacacagtgacaacaacaacacagaaacaacagaaccagtgtaacaacaacacagagacaacaaaaacacacagggacaacaacaaagagacaacaacacagggacaacaacacagagacaacaacacagggacaacaacacagagacaacaacacagggacaacaacacagagacaacaacacagacaaaaacaaagagacaacaacacagagacactagTCACAGAGTCACTTTAAATGTCTAACAGAAGTGTCTCATTGTTTACTTTAGAGAGACACTCCTCAAACAAAGATTACAGGGGGCACAGAGGTTAGAGGTCTCCTTTAATgtggaaacacagagacactagTTAACAGCTGTAGTCCCACCCCACTCTTTTAGCCAGGTTTCAGTAATCATCAAACGTCTGAttggataaaataaaaaaccttctGTTGAGTCATATCAGGTATAAGAGGCGGGGACTTTCATGAAGAGACGGGTCTTAACAACAGACTCAAGAAGTCCAGAAGAGGACGCTGAATCAGGATCTGAACTGAGAACGCACAGCACCTGAGGATTGGAGGCGGAGCtttacatataaaacatttgaacgCTTCATTAATGATGGTATCATATCTGAACTCGTCTTCTTCTCAGGccgtgttggggttgtatcaagtcaactttggttatattctttaataattatacttaattattaataatataaataaaatatcattaaactatgtttaatctcgttttggggcaccaccctgtaatcaggtaaatataaccaaaatatcactcaaatcagtctcaaattagttatttaattactaataatattaataattaataactatatttaataaattgaaggcgtgaaatccatacacaaagccttcgcacccagcttacatcacaatgtaaacacaccagtaaccacaaacaactgctctcttaaattataacagaatttatttaaacaaagcaacatcaatccatcaaacaaataactattataaactaatctaagcaacaaacattatcaagcaaggcttgtggatgaggtgtaaatgtgtgtgtgtgcagatgagtgtgtgtgtagatgtgtgagagagagagagagagagagagagagaacaagatggtggagagagacaatgcaccatgtggcttcgtcacatggtgacaaaaatgttggacaacaaaggaagccgtgtggctaccttttgaaatagtttgagctctctgagctgagttcagtaactgttacttaaacaccagaaagccagtggccggactttgattcaacggcgggttcactggtctttctgattgtgaaagccgttgactgaaggtaaactagcatagcattaaacacatagacgaacacagcagttcattacaataaaacaaatgcagtagcttacaacagataatatacagaatgtgacgtgtcgtcaacaatgatgcataattatcagtggttatgaaagaaacagaactatttctgaaactatttctgcccagaccaaagctcttatttggggtaactcctggtggtcgttgcaaagttggttagatcgtcactctgttgaatgttaaatcaacagactCAGGCAGggttccttcgtggcagatgtaggaggagggtagcgggattcagatcttcgaccagagcgctgctctatagggtcttctggttgcaggagccgagttctttatgtgtccttgtggattcagggatcagtgggtttccttcagcgctcctgtccagttgcgttcaatgacgtcttacgaaaaatcaaaggaaagaaactcttctttttgctcgaacctgataacatctgattgcgcccaaaactcctaaaaatatgccgtggaagtagtcagctgaatcctctgatgcttgaattcagcatgtgaagagctacctatactgagcaacctcagctctggagtttaacctatgtaagccaagaggaggaaagggtttgtctcgaatgatggagtccatcttgttggagagggtatcctctggtgtcagcagacaacacttgaagagcaggaaagggtttgtctcgaatgctggagtccatcttgttggagagggtatcctctggtgtcagcagaccacacttgaagagcaggaaagggtttgtctcgaatgatggagtccatcttgttggagagggtatcctctggtgtcggcagaccacacttgaagagaaggaagcaatgcctggtgattgcttttaaagactggagctgcctgtgggtttacctcaggcctcctcctcagacacccccccacttttcacacctatttgttggtttctgttggggggttgctgggctaagacccctttgttcagttccctccaaaatactctagtcaggcttgagaactgtgatacaggcctgagtctcTTGTCCCatgcacatggctgaggcccaacagccgttaatgtaaacaaacaaaaaaacaaacaaacgaagTGTGACACAGATTTGAAAGGCGTTTATTGGTAGTGCATCAAGTTAAACTTTGTTCTTTGAGCTGCAGTTCCTGTAATCTCCAGCAGAGCGTGCTGTGACCACACACACTGTGACgagagtaaacaaacaaataaatataaaagacaaacaacaacaaccccagACTCCTTGAATCAAATCTTATTCACATGAATCATGGAGAACAATGttctcctgcagcctcacacCTCGCCTCACCTCCACCTGATGACTCAATGAGGGGCGGAGCCAACCAGCGTCCAACAGGTTAAAGACTCAAACAGTTTGTGGAGGTGagactgcccccccccccccccctttaaagagacagtataAATAAATCCCTCTGTACAGCCccgaggtcaaaggtcatcagGCCCAGGAGCTCCctatgacctttgacctttaggATCCATCCAGTCTGCTGACCTCTGACAGTCTGTGATCGTCATCTGTTCAACTTCTGATCAAACCTGCAGAAACATAACGTCAGATTAACACAGAGAACCACAGCAGATAGAACCACAGTGGAGTCAGTAAAACCATCGGAGAGTGATCAGAAACACAGTACAGTGAGTAGAACCACAGATCTACAGTGGGGTTCTTACTGGCGTATAGCCTCGGGGATCTGCAGTCTGTCCGTAGGGATGAACTCTGACAGGTCGTGCAGATTCTGGATGAAGCGGATCTTCCTGCCGAACTTCTCACTGAGAACCACAGAGAGTCAACGGACCAATTAAAGAACATCTTCAGTGTGAACCTGAACTCTATTTTTGTATGCTGGATGCTAACACATTAGCTATGGGCTACAGATGTTTTACTGTATACGTTAGTGTCTTTAGCCTGCAGTCTTTCTAATATTCAGGGGTCTAcaacacagcatgatgttcatttagtaaatGATGGTCCATTTAGAGTCACAAAGACCAGAAAGAGGGAGGAGTTAGGGCCAGGGCTACCTGTGATTTACAGGTTGCTAACACAGTGACCGGTAGCTCAGGACATATAACAATGTGAATCTATTCTGTCttcaaatatggtcacttctggttccCATCAACATGTAACTCCTGAGCTCTAAGGtcctgagctctcaggtcttgAGCTCTAAGGtcctgagctctcaggtcttgAGCTCTCGGGtcctgagctctcaggtcttgagctctcaggtcttgagct is drawn from Labrus bergylta chromosome 8, fLabBer1.1, whole genome shotgun sequence and contains these coding sequences:
- the LOC110005316 gene encoding thioredoxin-interacting protein — encoded protein: MVLSNENRLHVFRLLLSDPARSFYCSGDKLSGAVQLEAAHTCRVVRLTVTAAGCARVDHRGGKKRKNCCQEVEYLKYEEELRLEAELSKGSNGNFLLQAGKTYNFLFGFELPAAGRLVSSYKGKFGSVRYYVRASLDRPSQNALQCEREFEVEEPLDVNRPDLLAPAAASAQKKVTCMFIPDGQVSISAQINRKGFCEGEDIDINAKFENTCSRIVVPKAAIIAKQTYIADGCTKVLRQKLAAARGNHIISGMCDMWQGKTIRVPKLKPTLQGCDIIRVDYALMIYLHVPGSEKLAVELPLVIGTIPFSGVGSRTSSMSSQGGVSLSSWASLPSAPPSYSNIHLRGDATLTPLLQDYDGGEDDDEGGLFMRTPLLSHLLSPPPAYSEVDLSSENPPPLVQDLPT